In Mytilus edulis chromosome 8, xbMytEdul2.2, whole genome shotgun sequence, the genomic window CTTTCGTGCTTCATacaaatgaataattaaaaatatatatattttgagttCTCATTTTGCCTAGTaatgacagaaataaaataaataaactcacAGTGTTCCAATATTATTATAACTATCAACTTAATATATTTTATAGGCACATTTTCATCAACGAACCTGATAATCTACTGTCTGGCAGCAGCGTGTTTCATTCTTATCCTAGCCTTGTGCTATTTTTTCAACAAACATAGGATCAATGCTAAACAGAAGCAGTTACATGCAATAACAAATCCAGAAGACGTTGCTTTGAATGACAAACAACAAAAAGAGGAGGATATTGAGATGGAAAGTGACTTATACATGTATCACGTGATTGACGAAAGTCAGATGATAGAATCATGTGACAAACCGAAACAAACAAACGTTTACTTAGACGTTGTAAGTTCGTCTGTAAGTGACTCTTCAGACATCGAAGATAAAACTAAAGACGCTAACGAATATCTACATCCGTATCATTCATTGGTAGGAAAAAAAGATTCCCATGATTATGAAGGGGAATCCAATTGCCATGATAAAACAGAAGATGGATACCTCCATCCATATAACGCATTACTAGAAAAACGGATGTCCGTAAAACATGTCTACGAAAAAGGTGTCAAACGCACTAATGGGAGCAATTCCTCATCTTCGACTTCATCACTTCCGAATTCCGATAAAGAAGGATATATGCACATGTATCAGCAATTAGAAATAGAAATGAAACGGAAATCACATCAGTATGAAATTTCTGCTGAAATAAACATAACAGCTGGAAGGTCAAATTCATTTAACGTTGTAATGAATGGTAACAGTACAACAACCCCCAATGgcgattttaaaataaaagacgAATTGAAATTACCGACTACAATGGCATCCATGTCAAAATTACTTGACCAGGACAATTATCGAAATATCATAGAGGATGACTGTAAAACAAAAGGCCAGACACTTTGATATTAGTGTCAACATATTGATGTATTTATATTACTTGTTCGGCTATTTCTAATCTCCTAAAAATATTGCAACACCTAAGTAGGTTTTTTTTGTTTGGCCAAATAGTTACATGTACAATTTTCTTGCACATATGTGTTCGATGTTATCTGCTGAAGAGTTCGCATGACCAAGTTTATAACGAATTTCAATGTTGAATCCTAACATTTCATTACATATGTCTCATTTATTTGTGTGCGTTAAACTTTACCATGTTCAAGTATAATACAGTTATTTTGCATAATTATACGATAAATATTATGATTAAAGAtgagttttattttaaattagaagacATACATGTTAAAAGATCGCAGGAATCCAAAAAACAGTGAACAGAACAACAGACGACATCAACCACCAAGACCCAACTCCTTCAACAATTTAAAATCGTCGAACAGACCCAAACAACAATAAACATCACATGTCTAGATAGCGTCTAGACTTTTTCCGGCATAGAATGCATTGGCGTTTAAAAATGATTTAACCTGCGTACAAACCTCTGCCTTTGCCAATATAGACCTTATGCCATAAAAGAAAAAGACACAATATAACTTTGAGAAAATCTTGCACAATTCATCtacaagaaaaaagtaaaatcacaaaaatactgaacttacaggaagatcaattgggaaagtccataatcacatggcaaaatcaaataacaaaacgcatcaaaaacgaatggacaaaaactgtcatattcctgacttggtacaggcattttcaaatgtagaaaatggtggattaaacctggttctatagcgctaaccctctcactttaatgactttaaatgactatatatatagcttctaacatgaacaataaaaataacggCCCATACATTGGTACTTTTGGATTGAAAGTCAAGTCAAATGTATTCGATATGTGTACAATAAGGAGCTACTGTCGATAACTAGATCAATGTAATGGTGAAATATACataaaggacattcaaactgaaaTAGAAAAGAATAATCAGACAAAAAAAGGCAAActaacaaacaatagtacacaacacacaacatagaaaatataatactgagcaatacgaaccccaccgaaACTGGTCATCAGGTGCTCTGGCAGGGTAGGCATACCCAGCACTACATTTACACCCGTATACAGCGTTTGGTTGGATACATTTTTTCAGATATTCTGTAGATATCTTGAAATTTACTTGATTTGGTTTTTAGATTAAAGTTTTATCTGAAAGGATAATTCTCTACTAATTGTTCTTTTTACACTTCAATGATAGTTGAACATCACCAAACAACAATGAACGTACTGTGATAAGATGTTTACTTCATTTCGTACCAGGTTAACATTAGGATGCATAAtccttatttcaaaacaaaaggcATGAAATACGAAGGGAACACTGAAATCGCATAGCAGAATTAAGATATATGTTATGATTGCAAATAATAAAGTTGTTACGAAAAAGTCAATACATGTATAACGTGGATTTTGGCAGCTTAAATTCATCTTACAGTCTTCCACAATGAGTAAAACCTATACCATAGAGTCACGGGTtataaaaaaacctaaaaacataaaacaaatcaaacaaaaaaccaACAACCTGATTTATGATAAAGCAAAAGACAAAAAACAAGTATGACAGCAAATAACCAGTGACAACCACGTAATTGCAGGCTCTTGACCATAAAAGAAGAATACGTGTGTGGACCCTGAATCCTCTCTCTAACCTTGCCAGGAATACATTTGCAAATTAGTGGTGTCGTGAGTTCTATATCTAACCGGGTAAAACCCAAAATCGGTATCTTCTACTTCTACACTACGTACGGCACATTTAGCAGAGTAAGTGCAGAATAGTGTGTGCATATGGGGTGACTAAATCTCAATAAACGCTCTGGTTTAAGAACAGTCAACTTTAACACTAGTCTTCAAATAATGGCCAAGTTGCCTAAGGCGGGGGAAATGAAAAAGTGAAAAGATCAAGGGTTTCATTACTGAATTACatattattagttatcaaaagtaccaggattataatattatacgccagacgcgcgtttcgtctgcataagactcatcagtgacgctcatatcaaaacagttaaaaagccaaacaaatacagagcattgaggacccaaaattccaaaaagttgtgccaaatacggctaaggtaatctactcctggggtaagaaaatccttagtttttgaaaaattcaaagttttgtaaacagaaaatttaaaaaaaatgaccatataattgatattcatgtcaacaccgaagtgctgactactgggctggagattccctcggggacgaaacgtccaccagcagtggcatcgacccagtggtgtaaatagttatcaaaagtaccagacaATTCATATaatcttttctttctttcttttcattttgtGTCTTTTCAACTAATTGCCGATATATAAGTAATTCCTGATCAGATAAatctttcattttcattaaattttctaCTGACTTACATGTACTAGAGTGCAAATTATTTCAATTCCATAACTGACAATTACGTAATATTTCTAAACCTTGAAAATTAGGAAAAGATAACCTCTAGTTTTACATGTGCAGACAATATGTCTTCAATACGTAAGTTACTTATTTtcatgtcatttttgtttaccatttttcatATACACTTATATTGACttccttatgttatttttgaGCTTTGTGTCCCACATATgaacacatataagtaaatatgatatcatatattatatataatatgtgaCCGTTGTGAAAAGTAAAGTagg contains:
- the LOC139486969 gene encoding uncharacterized protein — encoded protein: MGSTTPSSYWSTETGTDTINIESTSRKSVTSELQTVTAQVVVSPFDKEAGTFSSTNLIIYCLAAACFILILALCYFFNKHRINAKQKQLHAITNPEDVALNDKQQKEEDIEMESDLYMYHVIDESQMIESCDKPKQTNVYLDVVSSSVSDSSDIEDKTKDANEYLHPYHSLVGKKDSHDYEGESNCHDKTEDGYLHPYNALLEKRMSVKHVYEKGVKRTNGSNSSSSTSSLPNSDKEGYMHMYQQLEIEMKRKSHQYEISAEINITAGRSNSFNVVMNGNSTTTPNGDFKIKDELKLPTTMASMSKLLDQDNYRNIIEDDCKTKGQTL